The bacterium genomic sequence CTCGGTCCGAGGTAGGCAATCCTCTTTGGTAGTCCGCTGGCCAATGTGCTATCGGATGTAAGCGTTAGAACCACGCGGCATTCGGCGGAGCACCCATCGCGCCGGATGCCCCGGCTCTGGCCTTCGGCAATCGGGCGCTCCTCCTTCGAGTCGCCCGGCGCGATGAAAACGACGCCGGGTACAGTTTCGTGCAGCCGCGACCAGAGTCGGTCGCTCTCTACTCCGCCGTCAGCCGCAGCGGTGCTGAACGCCACGGGCGTGACGTCTGGTGAGATTGAACCGTCTGGTAAGTATCGCACTGGAGTACGCCAGAGTACACATAACTGCCGCCACATCAACTCATGGCGCCACCAGAATGAGCCGACGTCCGCTTCCCGCGTCGCGACCACCAAGCTATCGATTAGCGTCCTCCTTGCGCAGCCTGAGGTAACTGGCTCGCAGGAAGGAGTTGCTCCTGGCACTCTCCATCAGCGACGCGAGCGCCTGACTGAGCCAGCGGTCGAAGCTGCTCCGATACACCAGAAACTGGAGGTTGGTGCGAGCCACTCCGCCAAGCCACTGCTTGTAGGCCTCTCCACCACGCGACAGGTCGCACTCGCGCAAGCCCTGTCGGATCGCATGCTGAATGGCATACAGGAATGTCACCTTGCCGATGCTCAGTTTGGGCGCGATATTCGGATTGTATCCTGTCCTCAGCAGAAGCCAGGTGGAGCCCGAGACCCCTCCGAAGACGAACGCCGCTGGCTTGTTGTCCAACCAGAGGACGATTGATAGGAAGCTTCCGGATGACGCCAGCCCGCGCATGCAGGAACGTTCGAAATCACGCATCGCGCTGCGCCAGTAGTTGCTGCCGTCGCCCCAACGTGCGCGGTCAACCGACTCGATGGCTGACAGGCACTGTTCACCTGCGTCCGTATAGACCGCGAACTTCAAGTCATGCTGCTGCTGGAGCCGCCGCAGGTCGTCGCGGGCATGATGTCTGGTCCATTTGCCGAGCCCGGCCAGGTATTCCTCCGGCGTCTGCGGGAGGCTTATGGCGAACGCCTCGGTTGTGACAAGCTCTGAGAATCTGGCATTCCGATCCGACCGTACGAGTTGGAGCACGCGCCCGGTCCAGCTCGACTCAGGCACGTTGGTGAACGCAACCAGCGGAACCCGAACCAGTCGTTGTTTCAGAAACTCCCCGATGGCGCGCGCTCCGACCGACTCGGGCACACCCGGCTGGACCAGCAGCAGGTGATTGTCCGCCTGGTCGTCGCCGACAAAGGCAACCTTGGGCAAGCCACTGCGCTTGTCGCGCACCTGATAGAAGACGCCCATCAGGACGGGCTCCGGCTCCCCGACCGTCAGGAGAAACGTCCTGGCACGCCTTGTGAGGTATCGCCAGTGATTGTATTGCCAGTCCCATGTCTGGAACAGAGTTGCGCCCGGCGATTGCGCCCAGAGCGCGCGCCAGGTCGTGCGCAGACGTTCGTCTCTCCACGCATCGTCATCCCGCAGCAAAGAAACGCGCGGCTCCAGCTCAGCCGCGCTTGGGTTCATGGCCATATGCCCCTCAGCAGATCCTCGATAATAGCGTCCTGAGGGTACATGTGTCCGTCGTGCCATCCCAGCGCCCTGTCCCAGTGCCCGGGGCAGTCGTATATCGAGTATATCGGCGCTGCATAGCTGATCTCGACTATCAAAGGCTGCCGTTCCATCCCGAACAGGAAGTCGTAGTTCAGCGCCTGCGCGCCGATCCTGTCGTTGACATCAAAGGCAATTCGCACACAGTCGAGGTCTACGCGTTCCGGGCTGGTGTCGTTGTGGCCGCTGCCCGAGGCGCGGAAGTCGCCCTCCCGCACGATCCGTATTGACCCGAACGCCCTGTCCCCGATTACCGTAACGCGAGTATCGAACTTGTTGTCGGGGATGAAGTCCTGGAAATAGGCGTAGCCCCTTTCCTTCTGCATCATACGGTTGATGTGGGCGATATTTCGGATCGACCTTGGCGCCCGGCGTAAGATTCCAAGCAGGTGGCTGGCCTGCCCACCCGCTTCACCTTCCTGCGCGTGGAGCGCGAGCTTCGCTTGCCAGTCACTGAAGTGCGATGCCACCGGGTCAAAACCGCTCCCGAAGGCTCTGGCAGCAAGTTTGCGTGCTTCGCGTGCCGTGCGGACGAGGCGCACATTGCTCGACGACGCCCCTCTTCTCAGTTTGAAGACCTTGGGGAAGGACGTATCCTCGATCCAGGCCAGCGCGCTTTCGAGGTCGTAGAACGCGTAGCTCGGTACCAGTGGGGCTCCCACGGCTTCAAGCAGATACTTCTGGCCGACCTTGTCGTCAAAGTGCCAGCACGTGGCGGAGTTGGGGAAAACCAACAGTCCGCCTGCTTCCAGCGCCTGCGTCACCTGCCGTGCGATGAGGATGGCCCGGGGGTCAGTGTGATCCCAGTGCCAGGCGAATGCCCTGAGTCCCTGAGCCTGCTTCACCAGGTCCGGCCGGAACGGATCCACGGCCCGGTAGGGAATCCCTCTCTCTTGGCAGTACTCCACCCAGCGGTCGCTGTAGCTGCCGCGCCGGACGTGGAGGCCCAGGCGCTGGCTCAAGACTCCCCCTCTTGATGATCGGTCCGGCCCGGCGCTGTCCGAAGAGCGAAGATCAGTCCTCTTCGTGTCGGAACTCTCGGTCGTGTCAACAGGTCGGCGCACGCCGCCCTCCAACGGCTGCTGCGAACCGAGTTCTCATGCCTTCTTGCGTACTCGTCGCCGATAGGGACGCGCAGTTCCCGGCGTTTCGAGGCGACCCCGTGTCCCTTGAGCAGACCGCGGCGGAAGACCGCTGTACGAACATGCCATTCCCGGCTCGCGGGGTGCCAATCGACGAGAAGAGACTCTCGGTTCCACTTGTGCTGCCTCATTTCGCACCAGTGCTGCGGGTGACCGGCGTCGTCGAAGCTGTCCGGAATCCGGAGCCGATCAGGCATCACCAGATTGCCGAGCCCGTAGAAGACCGGCGTCTTGTCTATGACTTCCCACGACTGGATACAGTGGCTGTGGTGCCCGACTATGAGGTCGGCCCCGGCCCTGACGTAGGCAATCGACTTGAGGCGGTCTTGTGGGGTTGGAAGCGGAACTTCTTCCTGCCCCCAGTGCAGGCAGAGCACTACCCTGGCAGCCCCATCGAGTTTCGCCTGCTGGATGTCGTGCTCAATAAGCCCATCGTCCATGAGGGACGGCGAGTTTTCAGCACCCACGGCGGGGTTAGTCGATCGGCAGACATAGCCCAGCAGTGCCACGTCAAGTCCGGCACACTTGATCCGTGCGGGCCGTTCGGATCGGGCTCCCGTTCTCCCCAGCCCGAAAACCTGGATGCCCCTCTTCTGCAGAACGCCAAGGGTGTCCTTCAGGCCGGCTTCTCCGTAGTCCATGATGTGGTTGTTTGCGAGTGAAACGGCTGCGGGGAGCGAGCCGAGACTCTCCTCAAGAACGAACTCCTCAATCTTCAGATTGATCTTCCCCGACGTTCCGGCTTGCGCTTTGGTCACCGGGCCCTCGAGGTTGCAGACCCATGGCGGCGACAGCGGCAGTTCGCTCCGAAATACTTCCGGCGCATGCAGATCACCGGCAAAGGTGATGCAATCCTGGTTCACACCCAGCTGGCCGCTCACGACGGGCCAACGACGGAAACACGTCTCTCTTTGCCTGGCATCGGCACTGCGCGCGGTCCGCACAAGTACTTTGACTCTGAAGTGCACATAAGTACTGTCCCGTATTCTACACTCGGCTCGCCAGTTCAGTCAAACCCAGGTCTTGGCACATTAGCATGATCATCTCTTTTCTGTAGTTATCGGGCGAGCCTCTGGCAACGTGGCGTTGCAGAACCGCCAGTGTTTCACGCTGGTCCGCGATAGTTGTTGCCAAGAGTGCGGCCGCCTTTTCAGCAAGTTCCTTCTCGCTCTTGAACCTCAGTTTGTCGATGGGTACGATCTCGCGCTGGCCGCCCGAGTCATGCACCAACGGAAGCAGACCGGCCTGTATCGCTTCCACCGTTACGATTCCGAAGTGCTCCCAGCGCGCCGGGAAGACAAACACCAGGTGCGAATCGAACAGACGACCGATCATGTCATCGGTCGGGTCCTCCACGACGGTAAGATTCCTCAGCGCCAGCTCCGCGGCGAGGCGCCTGATTCTGTCGGGCTCCTTTGAAGAACCGATTGTCGCGCCCGCCACCGTTACGGGTACATCCGGGAAGCGTTGCGCCAGCCCGAGCATCACTTCCGGGTTCTTGTAGCCCTCAAGACGGGAGAGAAACAGAAAACCCGCTCGGCGCGGCCCTGGACCGCTGCCCGGGCGGGTTCGCTCCCTGACCGGTGGCCAGATTACCGGCAATCTGCTGCCATAGGTGTGAAGGAAGCGGTCGGCTATCCACTCTGCGATGGCGACGTAGCGCGAATTGGGATCAGGATGCAGGCGCGGCGAGATCAACCTCACGGCGCAGTTCTTGAGCGACCATCTGGCACGACCGTCATCTTCAGTACTTAACGGGTCAGGCAACTGGAGATAGGCCGGACCGGTCAGCCAGCAGACATTAGGCGTGGAGGCCGGCATGCGTATGCCTGCCTGAAAGCAGTAGATGAAATCGTAGCGCTCAAGATTTAGTCTCGCGAAGCGAACGCTGAAGCGAAAAGCCGGGTCCTGCAGCCATGCAGGAAGACTCCGAACCGTCCTTGAGCCAATAGGCAGACTGCCACCACCGAAGGTCGTGTCGAGGACGGGGCTGCCGATTGCCTGCCAGTCAGTTGGCTCATCCCATGCGATCTCGGGCGTTATTCCTACTCGATTCAGACCTGCGACCAGTTCGATAAAGCAGGTCTGAACACCGCCGGGACAGGTGAAACGATCGACAACCACGCCGACCCGCGGACTAGCGCTCATTCACTTCTCACCATCTCTTCGTACATCGCCACGTTCTCGTCCGTCGTCTTGTCCAGGGAGAACTTGAGTTCCACCTTCTGTCGAGCCCGCTTTCCGAGACCGCTTCTCAAACCAGGCGACGACAGTGCCTCCGACATCGTACTCGCCAGAACCGCAGGATCGCGCGTATCGCAGAGCAGTCCATCCACGCGGTCCGCTATCACCTCGGGACCGACTCCATCTCTCATGAACACGACTGGGGCTCCACAGGCCATGGCCTCCAGGACCGCGATCGGATGGCCCTCCGCTCTCGAGGGAAATACGCACAGACCGGCACGTCTGAACTCCTCGGGCATCCTCTCCCTCGCTACTTCACCGGCGAAGTCCACACGCGACCTGAGCGACGATGGAATCATGGACATGTACTTCTCGGACGGAGGCGGGAGGCCCGACTCCGCGCGATTCGCACCCACACACCTTAGTCTGGCGGCGGGATGTTGGCGCATGACGGCCGGGATGGCAGCGAACAGGGTGTCGAGGCCCTTGCGGTCGTTCAGTTGGCCTACGTAGAGGATGAGGTCGGCGTCGGCCCGGGTGTTGGTCGGAGTGAATACCGATGTGTCTACTCCGTTGTAGACTACCCGGTAATCAAGGTCATTCAGCCCAACCGTGTCAAGCGTCATCCGCGCGACCCAGTCACTGACCCCCACGCGGAGGTCCGCGATCCTAAGGAGTCTTCGGACAAAGAAGTCACCGACCGGCTCCGGGCGTAACCCCATCATCCTCAAACGAACCGACCCGTTCTGGTGCATGCGCACAATCAGCGGACAGCCGAACCGCTTTGACCACAGCAGCCCGCTTTCATCACAGCATTCCACAACGTCCAGCCGTTCCTTCCGGACAGCCCGCTCGACTGTTTGCAGATACTGGAACCTGTGCGTGAGCAGACGCGGCTTGATCGTCGACTCGGCGAAGCGGTACACCGGAATGTCTCCGACGCGGTCCGGTTCCGCGCCGTGCCACGCGGCAGCCGCAGCGGTAATGACGACCGCATGGTGGCCAAGTTGCTGCAGCCGTTCGACGAGAGTTCGGACGAACACCTCGATACCGCTCACGGCACCCTCCGGAGGGAAGAAACGAGTGCAGACAAAACCTATCCGCATATTGATTCGT encodes the following:
- a CDS encoding glycosyltransferase family 4 protein; translation: MSGIEVFVRTLVERLQQLGHHAVVITAAAAAWHGAEPDRVGDIPVYRFAESTIKPRLLTHRFQYLQTVERAVRKERLDVVECCDESGLLWSKRFGCPLIVRMHQNGSVRLRMMGLRPEPVGDFFVRRLLRIADLRVGVSDWVARMTLDTVGLNDLDYRVVYNGVDTSVFTPTNTRADADLILYVGQLNDRKGLDTLFAAIPAVMRQHPAARLRCVGANRAESGLPPPSEKYMSMIPSSLRSRVDFAGEVARERMPEEFRRAGLCVFPSRAEGHPIAVLEAMACGAPVVFMRDGVGPEVIADRVDGLLCDTRDPAVLASTMSEALSSPGLRSGLGKRARQKVELKFSLDKTTDENVAMYEEMVRSE
- a CDS encoding GNAT family N-acetyltransferase, giving the protein MAMNPSAAELEPRVSLLRDDDAWRDERLRTTWRALWAQSPGATLFQTWDWQYNHWRYLTRRARTFLLTVGEPEPVLMGVFYQVRDKRSGLPKVAFVGDDQADNHLLLVQPGVPESVGARAIGEFLKQRLVRVPLVAFTNVPESSWTGRVLQLVRSDRNARFSELVTTEAFAISLPQTPEEYLAGLGKWTRHHARDDLRRLQQQHDLKFAVYTDAGEQCLSAIESVDRARWGDGSNYWRSAMRDFERSCMRGLASSGSFLSIVLWLDNKPAAFVFGGVSGSTWLLLRTGYNPNIAPKLSIGKVTFLYAIQHAIRQGLRECDLSRGGEAYKQWLGGVARTNLQFLVYRSSFDRWLSQALASLMESARSNSFLRASYLRLRKEDANR
- a CDS encoding glycosyltransferase family 4 protein — encoded protein: MSASPRVGVVVDRFTCPGGVQTCFIELVAGLNRVGITPEIAWDEPTDWQAIGSPVLDTTFGGGSLPIGSRTVRSLPAWLQDPAFRFSVRFARLNLERYDFIYCFQAGIRMPASTPNVCWLTGPAYLQLPDPLSTEDDGRARWSLKNCAVRLISPRLHPDPNSRYVAIAEWIADRFLHTYGSRLPVIWPPVRERTRPGSGPGPRRAGFLFLSRLEGYKNPEVMLGLAQRFPDVPVTVAGATIGSSKEPDRIRRLAAELALRNLTVVEDPTDDMIGRLFDSHLVFVFPARWEHFGIVTVEAIQAGLLPLVHDSGGQREIVPIDKLRFKSEKELAEKAAALLATTIADQRETLAVLQRHVARGSPDNYRKEMIMLMCQDLGLTELASRV
- a CDS encoding CapA family protein; translation: MSGQLGVNQDCITFAGDLHAPEVFRSELPLSPPWVCNLEGPVTKAQAGTSGKINLKIEEFVLEESLGSLPAAVSLANNHIMDYGEAGLKDTLGVLQKRGIQVFGLGRTGARSERPARIKCAGLDVALLGYVCRSTNPAVGAENSPSLMDDGLIEHDIQQAKLDGAARVVLCLHWGQEEVPLPTPQDRLKSIAYVRAGADLIVGHHSHCIQSWEVIDKTPVFYGLGNLVMPDRLRIPDSFDDAGHPQHWCEMRQHKWNRESLLVDWHPASREWHVRTAVFRRGLLKGHGVASKRRELRVPIGDEYARRHENSVRSSRWRAACADLLTRPRVPTRRGLIFALRTAPGRTDHQEGES